The nucleotide window GTCGCCACGTTCACCACGGGGGGGCGCGAACGCCCGGCCGTGATCGACGGCGACCAGACGGTAGACGAGAGTCTGGTGCGGTTCGTGCGGGCGACCGGACCGGACCACACGGACGTGCAAGCCGAGATGGCGGCCCACGCCGAGGCGGAGTCGTTCCCGAACGTCGGCCGCGGAGCGGGGGCCGTGTTGCAGTTACTGGCCCGGCTCGCGGACGCCGAGACCGTCTTCGAGTTCGGCTCCGGCTTCGGCTACTCCGCCTCCTGGTTCCTCCGGGGCGGCGCGGGCCGGGTCGTCCTGACGGAGTTCGACGAGGACGAACTCGCGCTCGGTCGGGAGTTCCTGACGGACGCCGGCCTGGCCGAGCGGTGTGTGTTCGAGTCGGGCGACGCGATGGAGACGGTGGAACGCTACGGCGGGCCGTTCGACGTCGTGCTCGTCGACCACCAGAAGTCGCGGTACCCCGAGGCGTTCGAGGCGGTGCGGCGGAAGCTGTCGCCCGGCGGCGTGATCGTCGCCGACAACGTCACCCGCGGCCCGGCGTCGTTCTCGGCCGTGCTCGACCACCTGGAGTCGGGCGAGCCGCTACCGGCCGACGACGACCAGACGGCCGGGACCGCCGAGTACCTCGACCGCGTGCGGACGGCCGACGAGTTCGACACGGCCGTGCTCCCGGTCGGCTCCGGGCTGTCCGTCTCCGTGAAACGGCGGTGACGGCGGTCGATTTCGACACACACTTTCCAGGGGTTCCCGGAGTCACGGTGTGACAGACGAGGAGACGCGATCTGACGAGGGGTCGCCGGGTCGGAGCCAGTTTTGGGCGCTGTACCTCGCTCGCTTCTCCGCGGGCTACGGGCTCGTCACGCTCCTGACGCTCCTGCCGAAGTTCGCAAACACGCTGGACGCCGGCGGCGAGACGATCGGACTGTTCTACACCGGGTTCACCGTCGCCCAGACGCTGGCGGTCGTGCCCCTGGCGTGGGCCGGCGACCGCGGCGACAAGCGGACGATCCTGTTGGGCTGTCTCGGGCTCGGCGTCGCCACGTACGCGCTGTTCGGGTTCGTCGGCTCGGCCGCGGGGCTGATCGCCGTCCGAGCGCTCCAGGGCGTCGTCGCAACCGGAATGGGGCTCATGACGTTGTCGCTCGTCGGCGAGCTTGCGACCGCCGACACGCGAGCGAATCGGATCGGGCGAGCGAACGCGGCGCGGTTCCTGGCGTCCATCGGCGGCGGGCTGTCGGCCGGCTGGCTGTACGACACCTTCGACGGGTTCGAGGCCGTGTTCGGGGTGACGACCGCCCTGTTCGTCGTGACGCTCGTCGCGGTCGCGGCGGTGTTGTCCCGAGACGAGACGACGATTCCGGGGTTCCCGTTCCGCGACCTGGCGGTCAACCGCCGGATCGTCACCCTGACGAGCTTCCGGGCGCAGTACGCCGTCGCGGTGACGCTCGTCCGGTCGTGGGTGCCGTTGTTCGCGGGCGTCGTCGCCGCCAAGGGTGGACTGGGCTACCCCGCCTTCGCCGTCTCCGTGATCGTCGTCTCGGAGAAGTTCACGAACATGCTGTGTCAGCCGCTGACCGGCCGGCTGTCGGACCGCAACGGCCGGTCGTTGTTCGTGTTCGCCGGCGGCGGCGCCTACGGACTGGTCGCGCTCGCGGTGCCGTTCACGCCGGCGCTGGGCCAGGTCCTGGGAGCACCCGCGAGCCTGCCGGGCGTCGGCGAGGTGTCGGCCGCGTTCCTCCCGCTCGTCGGGCTGAACGCGACGCTCGGCGTCGCAGACAGCTTCCGCGAGCCGGCGAGCATGGCGTTGTTCGCCGACGAGGGGTCCGACGGCGACGGCGTCGCCTCCAGTTTCGGGATCAGAGAACTCGTCTGGCGCCCGGGGTCCGTGCTCGCGCCGGTCGCTGGCGGGTGGCTGATGGGCAACGTCGGGATGGACGTGGTCTTCTTCCTCGGCGGGGCGGCAGCGGTCGCGGGTGCGGTGACGTTCGCCGTCGTCCTCCGGCGGTTCCACGGCGCCGGCGCCCTCCGGGAGTGGTAGCTACCACTCAGTCCGGAACACCTGGGTCTGGATCGTCCGACGGTCGTCCGTGTGGTGCTCGAACTGCCGGGCGACCGGGAACGCGACGGCGTACGCGTCCGTCACGGTCGCACCGGCGTCGGCGGCGAACGACTCCACGAACCCGCGGCTGCCGTCGTTGTGGACGGTGTAGGAGACGACCGGAACCCGTTCGGCCAGGGCGGCGACGGCCGAGAGGAACCGCCGGTCGGCGTGTTCGTTGGTCGTCTGCGCGCCGAACGGAGGGTTCGACACGACGGTGACGGGGCCGCGGGGGCGGACTGGGGGCCGAGTCGCGTCCCCGCGGACCCACGCGACGGGGACGGGTGGCTCGACACGACGCTCGTTGTGCCGAGCAGTCACGAGCGGCGCGGGGTCGCGCTCGACGGCGACGACCCGGGCGGGTTCGTAGAGAGCGGCCGCGAGCGCGAGACTGCCCGTGCCGGCGCCCAAGTCGACGA belongs to Halobaculum sp. MBLA0143 and includes:
- a CDS encoding O-methyltransferase yields the protein MIDGDQTVDESLVRFVRATGPDHTDVQAEMAAHAEAESFPNVGRGAGAVLQLLARLADAETVFEFGSGFGYSASWFLRGGAGRVVLTEFDEDELALGREFLTDAGLAERCVFESGDAMETVERYGGPFDVVLVDHQKSRYPEAFEAVRRKLSPGGVIVADNVTRGPASFSAVLDHLESGEPLPADDDQTAGTAEYLDRVRTADEFDTAVLPVGSGLSVSVKRR
- a CDS encoding MFS transporter; protein product: MTDEETRSDEGSPGRSQFWALYLARFSAGYGLVTLLTLLPKFANTLDAGGETIGLFYTGFTVAQTLAVVPLAWAGDRGDKRTILLGCLGLGVATYALFGFVGSAAGLIAVRALQGVVATGMGLMTLSLVGELATADTRANRIGRANAARFLASIGGGLSAGWLYDTFDGFEAVFGVTTALFVVTLVAVAAVLSRDETTIPGFPFRDLAVNRRIVTLTSFRAQYAVAVTLVRSWVPLFAGVVAAKGGLGYPAFAVSVIVVSEKFTNMLCQPLTGRLSDRNGRSLFVFAGGGAYGLVALAVPFTPALGQVLGAPASLPGVGEVSAAFLPLVGLNATLGVADSFREPASMALFADEGSDGDGVASSFGIRELVWRPGSVLAPVAGGWLMGNVGMDVVFFLGGAAAVAGAVTFAVVLRRFHGAGALREW
- a CDS encoding METTL5 family protein, with product MHKRAVEHRLAAVEGFRDPDPALEQYPTPADVAAHLLHVAAVRGDLADATVVDLGAGTGSLALAAALYEPARVVAVERDPAPLVTARHNERRVEPPVPVAWVRGDATRPPVRPRGPVTVVSNPPFGAQTTNEHADRRFLSAVAALAERVPVVSYTVHNDGSRGFVESFAADAGATVTDAYAVAFPVARQFEHHTDDRRTIQTQVFRTEW